The following proteins come from a genomic window of Paenibacillus wynnii:
- a CDS encoding WD40/YVTN/BNR-like repeat-containing protein codes for MIELCKRTAAALLATLMLGLLAGCQPGEKPAGRGPAGSSGVAAQSPTAEPLGSSAAQTQQPQDVPAAVASPTPGDAKPGVPIRSISALRMISPSAGWIGGKGWIARTDDGGADWQVQYKGQGTIRALFALNSKLAWAEAVTEPESTPQLLRTVDGGKTWSFVGQAPNSGFLHFISKDTGFSANAMTLDGGATWSKLPIPEKLLDDAYFHDRDHGWAVTQPSSYTFNFMRAIDGGKSWSVVKRFSNTIISGAIIRSAGKDDAWIECLGDSGMSQTSYSLFHTVDGGRKWQPVIEHSTAGAGTAPGFRENTDSGVPNNSGASPGTLYVVNRKTAFMSGYCAPCEIPNTVGWTQDGGKTWTNGEQELPGFSPSQFAMADEKQGWFLSNSNDDPFVLFTTKDGGRHWERKFIFLELQPEAGHITGISVHSPTSAGAAGLITLPWKPVEHTPIVKKSDLIPSGATIIENKKFENFDGFEVTLYTQKNDKKDVYAALSTVKSQYELGVVGSYDYRKPEDIEITPTRIFGKSALKITGVAGANHAISRYFSMDDTGVPKGLLTVNTGMASEQDLDRDGYPEGVAIHGTPMNVYLYRWNKDHAEVTYINEALKAYSVNLTEDKVFEVTYQGGKQTERYSLIPEGLILWFPSAP; via the coding sequence ATGATTGAGCTTTGCAAAAGAACGGCAGCAGCATTGCTGGCAACGCTAATGCTGGGATTGCTTGCGGGCTGCCAGCCTGGCGAGAAACCTGCGGGCCGCGGGCCCGCAGGTTCTTCTGGCGTCGCAGCCCAATCCCCAACCGCTGAGCCGCTCGGCAGCTCAGCAGCACAGACGCAACAGCCGCAGGATGTTCCTGCGGCTGTTGCGTCTCCGACTCCCGGCGATGCAAAGCCGGGAGTCCCGATCCGCAGCATATCTGCGCTGCGGATGATTAGCCCTAGCGCCGGCTGGATCGGCGGCAAGGGCTGGATTGCCCGCACCGATGACGGAGGTGCGGACTGGCAAGTGCAGTACAAGGGCCAAGGTACAATCCGCGCTTTATTTGCGCTGAACAGTAAACTGGCGTGGGCAGAGGCAGTGACTGAACCCGAAAGTACTCCGCAGTTACTGCGGACGGTGGACGGAGGGAAGACTTGGTCATTCGTTGGTCAGGCTCCCAATAGCGGCTTCCTTCATTTTATTTCTAAAGATACAGGCTTCTCTGCTAATGCCATGACCCTAGACGGAGGAGCTACCTGGAGCAAACTTCCTATTCCGGAAAAGCTTTTGGACGATGCTTATTTCCATGATCGTGACCATGGCTGGGCCGTAACGCAGCCCTCCAGCTATACCTTCAATTTCATGCGTGCGATAGACGGTGGGAAGTCATGGTCTGTTGTTAAGCGTTTTTCGAACACCATTATCAGCGGTGCCATCATTCGATCTGCAGGCAAGGACGATGCATGGATTGAATGCCTGGGCGATTCAGGAATGAGTCAGACCTCTTATTCCTTATTTCACACAGTCGATGGGGGACGGAAGTGGCAGCCTGTAATCGAACATTCTACTGCAGGCGCAGGAACGGCACCTGGATTCAGAGAGAATACGGACAGCGGTGTGCCGAATAACAGCGGGGCTTCACCCGGTACTCTGTATGTCGTCAATAGGAAAACAGCCTTCATGAGCGGGTACTGTGCTCCATGTGAGATCCCGAATACCGTGGGCTGGACTCAGGACGGTGGGAAGACATGGACGAACGGGGAACAGGAACTGCCCGGATTTTCTCCTTCACAGTTTGCTATGGCTGATGAGAAGCAAGGCTGGTTCCTATCAAACAGTAACGATGACCCGTTTGTTTTATTTACAACGAAGGATGGCGGGAGACACTGGGAAAGGAAATTTATTTTTCTAGAACTCCAACCAGAAGCGGGGCATATAACTGGGATATCTGTCCATTCTCCTACCTCGGCCGGGGCTGCAGGACTCATAACACTCCCCTGGAAACCGGTAGAACATACTCCAATCGTGAAGAAGTCAGACCTGATACCCTCAGGCGCAACAATTATTGAAAATAAGAAATTTGAAAATTTTGATGGGTTTGAAGTTACGTTGTACACACAGAAGAATGATAAAAAAGATGTGTATGCCGCACTTTCAACCGTGAAAAGTCAGTATGAATTAGGTGTTGTCGGTTCTTATGACTACCGTAAACCGGAGGATATTGAGATCACACCTACCCGAATATTTGGGAAGTCAGCTTTAAAGATAACAGGTGTAGCGGGTGCTAATCATGCAATTTCCCGATACTTTTCTATGGATGATACTGGTGTGCCTAAGGGTCTCCTTACTGTAAATACCGGTATGGCCAGTGAACAGGATCTAGATCGAGACGGTTATCCTGAGGGGGTTGCCATCCATGGAACACCGATGAATGTATATCTATACCGCTGGAATAAGGATCATGCAGAAGTCACCTACATTAATGAAGCATTGAAAGCCTATTCTGTGAACCTGACCGAGGATAAAGTATTTGAGGTGACTTATCAAGGAGGTAAACAGACCGAGAGGTATAGTCTTATACCTGAGGGTCTTATCCTTTGGTTTCCATCTGCTCCCTAA
- a CDS encoding bifunctional 3-deoxy-7-phosphoheptulonate synthase/chorismate mutase produces the protein MSNVELDGLRNRLDEINGQLLELISERAEIVQEIGVVKEKQGVPKFDPEREKQMLDRLVSANKGPFTNATIRSLFKQIFQASLDLQSDEHKKTLLVSRKGHKEDTVVVLPGDITVGGLSSLMVAGPCSIESELQTRTVAAALQKAGVKVMRGGAFKPRTSPYDFQGLGMDGLRILREAANDHGLLTISEIVDPRHIDAALDYVDIIQIGARNMHNFELLKAVGEVNKPVLLKRGLSATLEEFLHAAEYIMSRGNTQVMLIERGIRTYEKWTRNTLDISAVPILKQESHLPVLVDVTHSTGRKDIMLPCAKAALAAGADGIMIEVHPDPATALSDAAQQLNIEEFNTFFTDLKSSGIYRF, from the coding sequence ATGAGCAATGTAGAATTGGATGGGCTTAGAAATCGTCTGGATGAAATTAATGGGCAGCTGCTGGAGCTTATTTCTGAGCGTGCAGAGATCGTTCAGGAAATCGGAGTAGTGAAGGAGAAGCAGGGCGTACCTAAGTTCGATCCAGAGCGGGAAAAACAAATGCTGGACCGATTGGTTTCGGCCAATAAAGGGCCTTTCACGAATGCAACGATACGCAGCCTCTTCAAGCAAATCTTTCAGGCTTCTTTGGATTTACAAAGTGATGAACATAAGAAAACTCTGCTAGTAAGCCGTAAAGGGCATAAAGAGGATACCGTTGTTGTCCTGCCAGGAGATATTACCGTAGGAGGTCTATCTTCACTTATGGTGGCGGGACCTTGTTCTATAGAGAGTGAACTGCAAACCCGGACGGTCGCTGCTGCCCTGCAGAAGGCCGGCGTAAAAGTAATGCGTGGTGGCGCCTTCAAGCCCCGTACTTCACCCTACGATTTCCAAGGTCTTGGAATGGATGGGTTGAGAATCCTTCGGGAAGCTGCGAATGACCATGGTTTGCTCACTATCAGTGAAATCGTAGACCCGAGACACATTGATGCTGCTTTGGATTACGTGGATATCATCCAGATCGGTGCCCGGAATATGCATAACTTCGAGCTGTTGAAGGCCGTTGGGGAAGTGAATAAGCCGGTGCTGCTGAAGCGCGGATTGTCAGCTACCCTTGAGGAATTCCTGCATGCTGCTGAGTACATTATGTCTCGTGGAAATACACAGGTTATGCTAATAGAACGCGGTATTCGAACCTATGAGAAGTGGACTCGCAATACCCTGGATATTTCTGCTGTTCCTATTCTGAAGCAGGAGAGCCATCTTCCTGTCTTGGTTGATGTGACCCATTCCACAGGCCGCAAAGATATTATGCTTCCTTGTGCAAAAGCAGCGCTGGCTGCGGGAGCTGACGGGATCATGATCGAGGTGCATCCAGATCCGGCAACCGCACTGTCAGATGCCGCACAGCAGTTGAATATCGAGGAGTTCAATACCTTCTTCACGGATTTGAAATCCTCCGGTATATACCGATTTTAA
- a CDS encoding LysE family translocator — MNTILGYIILGLSLSAPIGPINAAQLDKGIRGGFWHAWFVGLGAISADIIYMILVYLGVIHLLETPYVKAFLWIFGFLVLVYTGIESMKDAGKITPANVRGNTGSLGKSLLSGFLMSLSNPLSILFWLGIYGSILAEAANEYPMRQLLIYSGAIVLGILIWDITMAAASSIFRKLLTLRVLKGISMLSGLSLVGFGIYFGVEACRMLFFS, encoded by the coding sequence TTGAACACTATATTAGGATATATCATCCTGGGTCTATCGCTTTCGGCACCGATCGGACCCATTAATGCCGCACAGCTCGACAAGGGAATCCGCGGGGGTTTTTGGCATGCCTGGTTTGTGGGGCTTGGAGCCATAAGTGCAGATATCATTTACATGATACTTGTCTATTTGGGTGTGATCCATTTGCTCGAGACACCGTATGTTAAAGCTTTTTTATGGATATTCGGCTTTCTTGTGCTCGTGTATACAGGTATTGAGAGTATGAAAGATGCCGGCAAGATCACACCGGCTAATGTACGGGGAAATACAGGCTCTTTAGGTAAATCCCTTCTATCTGGATTCCTAATGTCCTTATCAAACCCGCTTTCTATTCTATTCTGGTTAGGGATCTACGGTTCCATCCTGGCGGAGGCCGCGAACGAATATCCTATGCGCCAGTTGTTGATTTATAGTGGAGCTATCGTATTGGGTATCCTGATCTGGGATATTACCATGGCTGCGGCCTCGAGCATCTTCCGTAAGTTGCTGACCCTTAGAGTGCTGAAAGGCATTTCCATGCTGTCCGGCCTGTCTTTGGTCGGGTTTGGTATCTATTTTGGAGTAGAGGCTTGCCGCATGTTGTTTTTCTCCTAA
- a CDS encoding amino acid permease, giving the protein MTKGAKSKKEDQKLKWWQLSLLGVAGTIGTGYFLGSSLAIEIGGPAVIISYLLAAAGTYVVFDALARMTAEHPEQGSFRTYAKKAFGNWAGFGSGWLYWFSELLIMGSQLTALSIFSRFWFPNIHMWIFAIGFGVLGLLIVFFGNKGFDRVEDVLAVIKVAAILMFLVIAVALLAGWIGGGVYTPKLPITTKDIFPTGGLGLWSSLIFAYYAYGGIEVLGIMSYRLKKPEEAPKAGKVMLILLATVYAISIGLAVTMVPLHVFNPKESPFVLALRSDHLVFIPHVFNGVLIIAGFSTMTASLYAVTSMLLTLAKEGDAPKLFSHKWKKKYPFFALCLISSGLIAAIVMSLLMPGKVYEYITTAAGLMLLYNWSFILLSSGKLLKSSVWSGFKRWTGLLLISAAVTGTLFHKLSRPGFFISLLLVSLIGICDLIVQHIRKKHADDDSPKEDEKDDSVEEYRHLAGGPGFRIKGIRMRKSKL; this is encoded by the coding sequence ATGACTAAAGGTGCAAAAAGTAAGAAAGAGGATCAAAAGCTAAAGTGGTGGCAGCTCTCCTTACTTGGTGTGGCGGGTACAATTGGTACAGGTTATTTTCTCGGCTCCAGTTTAGCGATTGAGATTGGGGGCCCCGCGGTTATTATTTCCTACCTTTTGGCGGCTGCGGGAACCTATGTAGTGTTCGATGCTTTGGCACGTATGACTGCTGAGCATCCAGAACAGGGATCTTTCCGTACCTATGCCAAGAAAGCATTTGGAAACTGGGCAGGTTTCGGAAGCGGGTGGCTGTACTGGTTCTCGGAGCTGCTGATTATGGGAAGTCAATTGACGGCACTCTCTATTTTTTCACGATTCTGGTTCCCTAACATACACATGTGGATTTTTGCAATAGGCTTCGGAGTTCTTGGTCTTCTGATTGTCTTTTTCGGAAATAAAGGTTTTGACAGGGTTGAGGATGTGCTGGCAGTTATAAAAGTAGCGGCAATACTCATGTTTCTGGTGATTGCAGTTGCTCTACTGGCTGGCTGGATTGGAGGAGGCGTGTATACACCTAAGCTCCCAATCACCACCAAAGACATCTTTCCAACAGGTGGCCTTGGATTATGGTCGTCCCTTATCTTTGCCTACTATGCTTACGGCGGCATTGAGGTGCTGGGAATTATGTCATACCGGCTGAAAAAGCCGGAGGAAGCTCCCAAGGCAGGTAAAGTGATGCTGATTCTGCTGGCGACTGTCTATGCAATCTCCATCGGCTTGGCAGTGACCATGGTGCCTCTGCATGTTTTTAATCCTAAGGAAAGTCCATTTGTCCTGGCGCTCAGAAGCGATCATCTGGTGTTTATCCCTCATGTATTTAACGGAGTGCTGATTATTGCCGGATTCTCGACCATGACTGCATCGCTGTACGCGGTGACTTCCATGCTGCTCACATTGGCGAAGGAAGGGGATGCCCCTAAACTTTTCTCCCATAAGTGGAAGAAAAAATACCCGTTTTTTGCTCTATGCCTAATCTCCAGCGGACTAATTGCAGCCATCGTTATGTCCCTGCTGATGCCGGGAAAAGTGTATGAATATATTACAACTGCGGCAGGCTTGATGCTGCTCTATAACTGGTCCTTTATTTTGCTTTCTTCAGGAAAGTTGCTGAAGTCTAGCGTATGGAGCGGATTTAAACGATGGACCGGGCTGCTTTTGATTAGTGCGGCAGTAACAGGTACTCTCTTTCATAAGCTCAGCCGCCCGGGTTTCTTTATCAGTCTGCTGCTTGTCTCATTGATTGGGATCTGTGACCTCATCGTGCAGCATATTCGAAAAAAGCATGCAGACGATGACTCGCCTAAAGAAGACGAAAAAGACGACTCTGTGGAAGAGTACCGACATTTAGCAGGCGGCCCCGGCTTTCGAATTAAAGGAATTCGGATGCGTAAAAGCAAGCTTTAG